The genomic stretch TGAAGCTCTGGGAATTGGGTTGCAAAAAGTTTTTCATTACAGTCGCGTAGGCTTTGCGGTTTATTGATAATCCATGCACCTTCACGCTCTGCTTGTTCCAAAATATAGGTACTGTAGACAAAGTTCATATCGAAAGGTGGATCTTTACGCATCAAAACCACATCAAACGATGCAATCGACTGCTTCTGCTTTTCGCCCAACTCATAATAATGGTTCGGATCTTCAAACACTTGCAACGATGAAATTAAACCGAAAGCTTTGCCTTGATCAATATACAAATCTTCTTGTAAAACATAACCTAGTTCATGTCCACGGCGTGTTGCAGCCCACAGCATTGCCATGGTTGAGTCTTTTTTTAAATTGACATTTTCAATCGGGTCCATCACAACCAATACGCGCATTTTTAAGCTCTACTCAACTTTCAGTTCAGGTCCGAGTATAGCTGAGATTATTGCTATTTTTTCTCAATTTTGTGGTATTAGTCGTCTGGATTAGAATTTTTAGCTTTCAGCTTCTTTGAACCTGTCTTATCGACCAAATATTGATTTGCTTGCGTAGGATCTAATGGTAAATCAATGCGAATGTCTTGAATTTCGGTTTGATTTTTCCCTATAGACAATAGAATTTCAGCTGAAACCTCTATTGGGCGCCCAATAGAAAAATCGGTATGTGCCAAACTTTTACAGAACTTCTCTGCATAATAAGGTTCTAAATGCGCGACGGTTAAATCACACAACATGACCTTGACCGAGTTACGACGATATTGATCTGCATCACGCAGTATTGTCGCTGTTCTATAGCGTTGTAGTTGATCAGACTTCAACGTCAATACACTGAGTAATTTTCTTTGCATTGTATTGGTAACATGCAGTTCAATCTCAAATTTTTCATTGCAGTGCAAAATATAGGGATGACTACGAAAAAACATATCTCGTTCAAACTTATAGCGGTGCCATCGGCGTTTATCCATTGAATGAAGCAACAAAAAAACTAACGCTATAACAATGAAAGTTAAAATCAAAAATAGCATGACCGATCGCACCTAGCTTAAATTAAGATACTTAGGAGCACATGCTCCTTTAGCTATTACTAAGAATTAAATACCGTACTTAATACGGTAAGCCTGCATTTTCGCCAAGTCTTCTTGCGCCCCTTTACGATCAAGGTACTGCATTAAATCTTGCATGGTAATAAGCGCATGTACTGGAATTTCGAGTTCTTTTTGTACTTCTTGAATTGCAGAAAGCTCGCCTTGACCGCGCTCTTGACGATCCAATGCCACCAAAACACCTGCAATTGTTGCGCCTGATTTTTTGAGGAGTTCAACAACTTCACGAATTGCTGTACCAGCAGTGATCACATCATCAATAATCCATACTTTTTTACCATGAACGGCTGCACCGACCAACATGCCACCTTCGCCATGATCTTTGGCTTCTTTGCGATTAAAGCCCCATGGAACACTCATGCCATGCTGATGTGATAGTGCCACAGCCGTTGCAGCAACAAAGGGAATGCCTTTGTAGGCTGGGCCAAAAATTACCTCTACATTGTGACATTGTGTTAATTTGTCTGCATATCCCTGAGCCAATAGCGATAATGCTTCACCATCATTGAGTAAGCCGGCATTAAAGAAATAGGGACTTACACGACCCGACTTTAACGTAAACTCACCAAATTTAAGTACACCGCGTGACAGTGCGAGTTCAATAAAAGCTTGCGGATTAAACTGAGCCGGTGAAGACATGAAGTACTCCAAAATTCATATATGAGGTTATGACTGCGCATGATACCAAAGAGTAGCTATCCAAGTGATCAAAAAATTCTAAGAGTCGTTTCAATTAATGTGAATGGTTTGCGCGCATCGGTCACCAAAGGCCTATTAGCGTGGTTAGAAAGCTCTGATGCCGATGTGGTGTGTATGCAGGAAAGTCGCATCACGCATGTTCAATGGACCGATAAATTTAAGCCTGAAGGTTGGCATACCCATTTATTTCCTGCCGAACGTCCTGGTTATGCCGGTACCGCAATCTATAGCCGTCTGCCCTTTATTTCAGTTAAAGAAGGCTTAGGCTTTGAACTTGCAGATTCACAGGGTCGTTTTCTTGAAGCAGAATTTGATCTTGGGCTTGACCAACCGGTGCATATTTGCTCACTGTATTTACCTTCTGGTTCATCTGGGGATGAAGCACAAGCACGCAAAGAACACTTCCTTGAGCAATATCAGCAGATCCTAAAAAAATGGCGTGATGAAAATAAATCCGTCATTGTCTGTGGTGATTACAACATCGTACATAAACGCATAGATATTAAAAACTGGACAGGCAATCAAAAATCATCAGGATGTTTGCCGCATGAACGTGCATGGCTCGATCATATCTATGATGATCTCGGCTATGTCGATACCTTTCGCGAAGTTCGCCCAGAAGCAGAATTGTATTCTTGGTGGTCGAATCGTGGGCAAGCACGTGCCAACAATGTGGGATGGCGGATTGACTATCAAGCTTGCTCACCAGACTGGAAGGCCCGCACAGTCAATGCTTGGGTGTATCGCGAAGAATCGTATAGCGATCATGCACCGGTAATTGTAGATTACATAATTTAAACAGTAGAAACATTAAGTGTACACGTGTGCACTTAATGTGCGTTTTTATCTCACACTCCTTGTCGCCTTCTCGTATTTTTATTCAGCGACATTCAAGGCATTATGCTTGCACGGCACAGGGACATTGTCAGGATGACAGCAAAGGGATAGGACGCCGTAGGATGAATAGGAAATAAATAGCAGTTTTATTTATTTCTCAAGGAAGTGACATTGGACGTTGTATTGAGACCCGCATAATCAGGATGATTAGATGC from Acinetobacter pullicarnis encodes the following:
- the pyrE gene encoding orotate phosphoribosyltransferase, which codes for MSSPAQFNPQAFIELALSRGVLKFGEFTLKSGRVSPYFFNAGLLNDGEALSLLAQGYADKLTQCHNVEVIFGPAYKGIPFVAATAVALSHQHGMSVPWGFNRKEAKDHGEGGMLVGAAVHGKKVWIIDDVITAGTAIREVVELLKKSGATIAGVLVALDRQERGQGELSAIQEVQKELEIPVHALITMQDLMQYLDRKGAQEDLAKMQAYRIKYGI
- a CDS encoding exodeoxyribonuclease III, whose amino-acid sequence is MIPKSSYPSDQKILRVVSINVNGLRASVTKGLLAWLESSDADVVCMQESRITHVQWTDKFKPEGWHTHLFPAERPGYAGTAIYSRLPFISVKEGLGFELADSQGRFLEAEFDLGLDQPVHICSLYLPSGSSGDEAQARKEHFLEQYQQILKKWRDENKSVIVCGDYNIVHKRIDIKNWTGNQKSSGCLPHERAWLDHIYDDLGYVDTFREVRPEAELYSWWSNRGQARANNVGWRIDYQACSPDWKARTVNAWVYREESYSDHAPVIVDYII